The genomic interval GTCCCatcttattaaaatttcaaacaaataatgATACAACAATGAAAACCAAATAAATCCTGTATTAAAATCAGATAAATGTCAGAATCTCTGGCCTCCATTTCCCttgataaatcttttttatttaaaaatatcctgATGGAATCTCTCGCCTTGTTCGTTACTCACAGTactgaaatttgtcaaaaaaaatccAGATGAGAGTCCAACATATGTATTTTTAAGGACATATTATACCCCAGAGCTGTAATTTTTGCCTCTCTGGGTTTGGGGAATTTCTCTTTCAGATAATCTAATCCTTTGTCATCTTAAGGtataacttttacaaaaatttttgtctgGCTGAGCTTTATAAGCAACCATTGCGAAAGAATGTCTCCAGGGCTCACTACAAgatcattttcaacatttttatggCCAAGAATAAGTGATTTACGGTTGGGTCACACTTTATATGTATAGTAATTTAGATAGAAAAAGTTTGTGTTACCGCTGTAGTCCAATCAAAAGTGCAATGACTGctaaattgtcaaaaattttcctAGCCTTactattattacatttttccaaaacaaagtCTCATATTTTCGTACGTCTTTCTTATTACAACCATGAGCAACCACACCGAAGGAAATTATCAGAATAGACTATAACGTCTACTTTAACGCCACAGTGtcggaaataaaaaaagttttcgtatCAGGAGATAGTAAATTCCAGTCGTTCAAAATATGCCTCAAAAGCTCAGCCTGTTTTTCAGACAGATTTAAATCACTTTGTATCAATAAGGGAGAACAAGTTCTGAATTAAAATCCCGTTTTTCTGATCGATTTGGAGTCTTTGGCACTATGTTGTGTGAGTCTGTAAGCCAAAGACAAGTTTGATTACTTGATAGAGTGTTTTAAATTGGTAGTAATACAGTAATGCATCTTGTTTGagtcaaacaaaaatatcaaacacTTGTCTTGGTGACCAAGATTGGCCCAGTTATCACTCCAGAGTTTCACCAAGACTGGGCCAAGCCTGGCTTACAAGCTTGGGCCAGAGTTCTACTTAGTTGGGCCAAGCCTGGGCCAAGATTGTGCCCTTGGAACTTGGAACTTGAAATGACGTGATATGTTGACGGTAAGATGTATGAAttaattctccacaaatataaaaagaatatcGGAGTTATTAAAATACTTTCGTGGTTTGTGACAATCTttcatttgatttgattaatGTGTAATAGAAGATTCTGTATATGggattattcattattatttttatattaacgCGCGTAATTATTACCTTATATTAATACTTCTATGTCATTTATTATGTATgaattagatatatttttaggCCACATATCAGAGTTtagtttaatttcatttcatgtAGAATTActaatagaattttttgaatttatttttttatttgttgatatgTTTCTCGTAATTATTAAATCaataattgattgatatttttgttagttACCTATTAATAGTTTTTACCAGCTTCTTATAGTTTGAAACGATTCACTAGTCACTAATCACTTTTTATGGtacatttatatatgaaattatgcaaaattatttatctaaaatgTGTACTCTATGTTCAATTGACATCCAAATATACTTCTTGGTTATTTTTtatacgtaaattattttttcacattcagAACTTTCAGATTTTCCATCATTACTTTAATTTACCTATTAGCTACTACGACTAGCtcaatttcttctaatttataatGAGTGTTCTGATGTTttcttgagaaattttttatcataaggTCCATTCATACgtagtttttgaataagagACAGAATTCCAATCAATTTCTCTGAATCTTAATACATCatataaatcttatttttcttaatgGTATTTGTATATGTAATGTGTCATACAATTCTCACAATTTCttataattctaaataaaaaatgaatcgaaataaacttcaatttaaataatattttcgattattatgtATTTCATTCTCCATTGCAAACATGACCAACAATAACGGTGTAGAATAATTATTGCTTCAACTTGACACACTAAATACACCCATCAACTGATATTTTTACATATAGAAGCTTGAAGACCACTTTCCctcaaattttcacttataCGTGCCGACATTAAACCAGTAGGTGCTACTTCGCCTACGTTGACTACAAAATTCCAAAAAGCCAGCAAgccttgaaaacaaatgaagaaGAATAAACTTGCTTAACTAACAAAGATATACCGGACCATAAATAATCCAGTAGAATTATTCGAACAATTGAAATAAGTGTGAAAGGTACAAGAGATtcataaatgataattttaaataaaataaatcggATTCTACACCCAAATACCCAAATATTTTTGGGCAAATGGGTACTCTACATTACACAATTGATAATTTctattccgagtccgttcaggcgttctatccaaccgatttgcttcgttttgatttaagaacaattgctgaaacaccttctttcttttgagtttttgaacacttaaatcggttgagttggagaggagctaggcgcgaacattcaatgtggagttatggatttttgtaggtttttggcaattcttctacattcaaagatctatatctcaggttttaatatagctacagagttcgttttgatgtaagaacactcgctgaaacaccttctttctttttagtttttgaacacttaaatcggttgagttggaaaggagctaggcgcggacatttaatgtggagttatggatttttggaaatttttctacattcaaagatctatatctcaggttctaatataactacagagttcgttttagtttgagagcactcgctgaaacaccttttttcttttgagtttttgaacacttaaatcggttgagttggaaaggagctaggcgcggacattcaatgtggagttatggatttttgtaggtttttggaaatttttctacattcaaagatctatatctcaggttctaatataactacagagttcgttttagtttgagaacactcgctgaaatacctttttttttgagtttttgaacacttaaatcggttgagttggaaaggagctaggcgcggacattcaatgtggagttatggatttttgtaggtttttggcaattcttctacattcaaagatctatatctcagattctaatatagctacagagttcgttcttttctattataattatttctgatacttatttgaTTGATTCGATGCGaacgaagccgcgggtaaaagctagtagcattataaaaatgtatttctttcaTGATCGTATTGAAAGTTTGTAGTATTTCAGCTCAATGCCTGACAAATTTCACTTTTTGACTTAATGTTCAgcgaaatatgaaaattaagtaaaattgaTGTTTCTAATTCTATTGTACTATCCATGTGTTTTAAAGAAGTAGGTACCCGCGGCAACTTACGTCCGGTCTTCTGGGTGAAACAGTTGAAGAGCAGTCATTCacgatatataaattattattcgaaGATAGATCGCGAGGCACATTAGAAGTCATGGGTAACTATGTGAGAGTTATCAGTGTCTTGGTTTTGTGTTGTTGGGTGACTGTTGCAGAACAACAAACTGGACGTGTAAgttcttattattttatgatagtACATCGAAGAATGTAGAGCGTAACGTGATTGATACGATTGAttggtaaaaatattattgtatgttttttttcgatatatattCACAGTTTGAGTTtgcttataaattatattttaattttctactTGAAAATGAATTAGCTTAAGGTCAGAATGctgatttctcatttattaaAAGAATCATTTCTATTCCCTGCccgaataattattaaaacacgGAAAATATCTCAAATTCAAGTTATTTCCACTATACATCAGCCATAAACTTTATGtctattatgtatattttaaaagaGAACATTTAAATGCAGCTACATTATCTTTAGGGTTTGTTTTTGTGTATTGAGCTCTACTAGTTACATGCCGGTTGCGTATATCGACCGACAGATCTCGGGTACCATATCAAAAGTGAAATTGATCGCTTTCAGGTGCTTCGCCACAATCAGCACTGGCCAATTGTCTGTTAATGTTATAAAGTTTATATCTTTAGCTAATATCAGTTTCAGCTTGTCCTCGTACATGATACTCCACAGAAGTAGATGTACCATCTTCCGTGTCGCACAAGAAagttatattattgaaataggTAACTTTTATCTGATGCAGAGGCTTCCTAATACAGTCCTATCTCGGTATGGCAAGGGTGCTCTTCACATCAAACGTAGCAcactaaaaattaattatcatttcTTTGTTTCGTGTAACCCCGAGATCGCTTTCTTGGCGGTATTGACGATGAGATGAATGACTTCGAGGGTGAAGCAACCTCTGCGAAAAGCGTAGTTTTTCCTTAGCATCAGTTTCTCACAACTGTTTCTATCCTCCTATATGGTATTAGTCTTGGGGATTATACCGACCGTATACACGCGGCCTACAAGGTGGATAATACGATGAGAGTGCGTCCCATGGCTGCTCTAGGTACTACTGCTTCCACGTGGCAGAGGTTACCTAATCAAGAAATGCATTGTACAGATAAATATGTCTGTGTGTGTGGAAATGTGttatattcttcaaaataattttagtgtCTGCATTGAAAATAGACATATaccaaaatccaaaaatgagctgcactaattattatataatgagATGAGAGTACTCTGTTTTAACGAAGTTTcccaataattaaaaatctcaacaataacatgatatttttttttaggtaGCGTCAAATACAAATccgttttcaaaattattcagctCCACTTTTGGAAATGCCTTAAATCGGCCACCTCCTAGACATGATACGCCTTCATCCCCATGTCAATGTAGTGAGTATACTTAAGTTCAAACTGTAATAGTATAGTCAATAGATGTGATATATCTATATACTTAGAACTGTTCAAACATTATGTTATGCCAGTAGTGAAAAGGAATAACAAACTGTATTTATATCGTTCCTCATAATGAAGATGAAATcatgaaacaatatttcattCATGTATGATTTTAAGGAATTCAAGAAGTTATTTGATAACGATAACTGATTGTGttaaaaaataagatttgtGAAATCAATGTATAActtctcaaatttttgtttatcgtagttttgaatatttacaattCCACACCAAATTTTTTCTAGCTTGtggagaaaaaaatgaagatagtCGGATAGTTGGCGGAAGACCAACCAATGAAAATGAGTTTCCCTGGATGGCAAGATTATCATATTTCAATAGATTCTACTGTGGTGGGATGCTTATCAACGACAGATACGTTTTAACGGCAGCTCATTGTGTGAAGGGGTAAATTATTATAGATTATATAATAGTCTTGTTAAATAACCCAAATATTTTCTactatcaattgaaaattcaatttcattattgattcttttgtgaatattatcaattcatcgagatctaaatttttataacaattaaaatcTCTCTGATATAAAATATGTCTAAGACGATGTATTGAAACTAATATGACTTCATTCCTATGAATGATCACCATAACTGGTTATATCCAGCagcttttttatatttgttaaaatcTGTAATTATGGAAATTAAAGTGGATCGTACTACACTTAAATTTGTATCGTAATTATATAGCAACGAATCGCATTATGAATATACAgaagaaatctttttttttttttgtaaaaataatggTGTAAACAATTCACGAATACCACAGATGTGTAAGTAcgtttcaaagaaaatatgtttacCGTTTAAATGTCCACTATATTGAATAACAAACAGTACCGTTATTCAACAACcgtttaaaatacaaaatggcATTGAATACAGAGCGGAATGAGAGAAAACGGTTTCCAGagaaatcaaataaatagtATTTCGACTATCTTGAAGAAACAAAAggattgaaataatcaaatatgaagaataagggtgaaaataattatcacttcaaaaaaataaaactgaatttagtGAAAACCACCAACACGTTTACATATTAGAAGTTTCTCCCAAGTATGCTAGTACCTTGCTAGTACCTGTAATTGTTAGTTGACTTTAAGCCCGCGTTCTTGATTCAATTTGGTAAAATTTTTGCAAATCAGCTCGTTGCAGTTATAAATCTTCAAAGGAGCCTAGCACCGTTAGGAATTTGGATTAGGTTGATtcaaataaaatggaataaaatcaCATGTAGAATATGTAGCTTGCTTGTCGCAAAAGAATCATTATAAACCATCGATCAAAGTTCTTTCGCATCACGGTAATAGAATCGTCTTTTAGAATTCGATTCAAGAATGCGGGAATAATTATCCAATCGCGATTTTATACGCAAATCTCAAGTtgcaagaaaaaattttaagtatGTTTTCTAGCGGAACGAGTTATTTCTTTTCCACTGTTTTAAATCTGATTGCATGTGTACTGACGCttcatctttttattttgaactatCCAACAGGTCTTAACgcattttgacgtttttaacTTTGTAACAGCAAACGTCAACCATTATTCTTCACTACCTCAGtcaaaagtttaaatttaattatatgagaATATGAAATCTGTATTAATTGATTCCACttcatttaaagaaaaattgtacTAATAAACAATTATCTGATCACATCTTATACACAAACACTTAGCTATTGAGActagaagtaatattatatattaagtgcgttgtactaattgtgacgctgtcttcATAGagcagacatctcaatattcagaaaatagactaaaaggtcatcaaaacactgaaaaaaacataaattcaataataaagattcaaaaattctttgaacggaatctaatacacgaaaaagaaaatttatagaaatggtTCATATTCATAACAacggaaaatatataaatgataaaaaagatgtgaataattcaagtaaaatttgtagctttaataaaactacaaaaaatttaatatttgagaagtaaggactaaggaaaaatcaATTGTTCTTATTAAACgaaagttctagtttgattttattgttatttcgaTATTCTTgatgatctattgatcaatgtcaatatcatatttaagaaaactaattttgaaacagaagagacctaaaatcaagaacacaCATCTAATGCTGAAAgagttatttataatttatatgttttgaaTAGATTTCAACATGAGCCTGACCAAATGAGCTCCGAAAATTTCATTGAAtctaaataaaacattcaataaaaggtacacatgaaattttttttcaatttgcattTATGCGTTGCCATAATATTTCTCACCTTCATTGTTTTAAGGTTTATGTGGTTCATGATAAAAGTCAGTTTCGGTGAACACGATAGATGTAATGACAATAAGAAACCCGAATCAAGATTTGTTCTTCGAGCCATTGCTGGAGATTTCAGTTTTCTTCATTTCGACAACGATATAGCTTTGTTGAGATTGAATGACAGAGTACCGATAACACAGTTCATAAAACCAATTTGTTTACCAAAGAAAAAAGGTGAGAAAGTGATTATAATATTTGCTTCGGCAAATTTAGGATAAGTATGTAATGACCAATCCGTCGTGATTCTAGATGTGCCAGTTTAATGAGAACATATTTAGGTTACCATATCGTATTCTAAGAACGGATGAAATTTTCGTTTcaattttgagaataaaatgCAACTGTCATGGTACTCGTCGATTGTGGTATCTCTTATCACGAAAAAAATTTcgtgatattttatttattaaatcaacatttttgttctaatttgtATATGGCTTCAAGAAAGTTACGTCAAGTTAATATCGCTCTAACATAAAagttcttatttttataaaaaaaaccgCCAAATTCGTGATACTCCtactagaaaaataatatttattgaattctcTAGAAGTTGACaaaatttgttagttttttctgtattattgataaatgataaaagatGCGGTAGCCTTATAGGGCAAGTTTTTCTTCACACAGTCGGAAGAGAAAATTGTGTTCGAATTCGTTGTAAGAATGTAAAGATATGGCTCAAGTAGATTGAATAAATTGTCTTTAATTTTATAGTGTGAAAacgttttgttttgtttatcaTTTACAATTACTACTATTGTTCAACTAActtatagatatatttttatagataatgatTATGTTGGTACTATTGCAATAGCATCAGGTTGGGGAACTTTAAGAGAAGATGGTAAGCCAACCTGCATCCTTCAAAAAGTCGAAGTACCAGTGATTTCAAACGAAGACTGTAGAAAGACCAATTATTCTGCAAACATGATATCGGATAATATGATGTGTGCTGGATATCCGAAAGTTGGACAAAAAGATTCCTGCCAGGTATGTCCCTACTTATTCTgttagaatatataaattttaaataatttattcaaatttatttatttgttaattatgatttttcatagcaaaattaaaatctgaaaattattttttttctgaagaaTAAAAAAGTGTAATCTTTCCTTATCACAAAACTTTCTAATATCATACAATACGTAGCTCTAGCGACTTGTaagttaaaacattttaaatgatACGATAGAAAACATTCAAGTCTTTTTATAGAGAATAAATTTCCCTTCCAGATAAATCTAAGATCAAGCTCGTATCTATTGTTTATTAGCTACATGCTACATgcatttgtttataaaaattttgaattttactgACTTTTCCGTATCTATTGTAATCTCTAACTTGTTGAAATCCGAGTCTGCCAATACAGCAATAAAACTAAGTTTAGCTGGAGCTCCGTTGAACATTAATTGATTAGTCAATGACGATAAAAAGTAGAAACTCTGTATTTATCCCATATAGCAAAGTTTTGTATAGAAATTCAGGATTCAGATTCTACCTACCCACTATTTCAAAATCTACCGTATGCCGAGTATTGCTTTCTCTTATTCTCGTTTccgtttttttgatatttcatggttcgttaatgcagttctattttttatcgtattgatgacctcttagtctattttctaaatactgagatgtttgccctatgtagacagcgtcataattagtacaaggcacttgatagtttattgaaatatttgaataatgtatgtcctttatgacttatactaatatcatatttaatgaaataattcgataattgttgggaaagtccttctACAAATGGTAatggaaaatgttttatgttttgatgtttcgtttcagttttgtttttaaattgattgtagtatctgtttatcgttttcttaaatatgttatttatcattttatctggataattattttctttcaatgcagtttttgctttttgaatagctaataaggatctgatagttggatagatctatcagctaaacttattatcactgatcttttttgtgacataggatgacacgaattgcaATTtgaatatcttgaggaccaagttggatTCGTATACAATtttgttcttatgttattgttaattttatataatgcgACATCAAGAaccgtttcctcaagatcttccattaccaactgtgctataacacttgaaatgaaAGCCCCCATAGCACAACCAGCAATTTGTTtgcatatttcattttcatatttgaagtacgttgttgtaattgtgagttctatagcttttattttctgtattttctttaattttatcacatttttcattaatacattttctacgatggtaataggaatatttgtatataaagaaaccacatctaacgaaataaatacatactCAATaggaattttcatatttttaataattttttctttgaaatcccatgtgtttttgataaagtatttgttttgatataaaaattttttttaaatattttccaaataattagataatgggggAGAGAAGTTTGAATCTTGAAACTTGAAACAATCGGTCGAAGGACATGTCAGGTTTGTGGAgttttggtaaaccatatattttagggggtagggcattgtgaattttcaatttttttgcgtctgatggcgaaataaaaagttgaaattatttgCTGATATAGGAGACATGCttactaatttaaaaatatctattcaaatctattatttcaaattccatGATTCGAAATGTTGGCTTGCCCATGACATCACGTTTTTCGTAGGGGATATAATTCAATAAGAAACTGGACTCCCttgtaaaattgataataactagatacctcaaatatataatgggCAATACTTAATCTCAGGAGTTCTTCACAACTTAACTGTATTCTAAATTGACAATAATACTTTTTAGACATTGATGGAACAGcataaaaatggtttttggAACAGTGAACTCTATATTTTCGAATGTatttagtattttcaatttctttttactTTTAGGGTGACAGTGGAGGCCCATTGATAACAAAAAAAGCTGACTCAAGATATGAACTTATAGGTACGTTGTGTCTTTTTACATAAAAGTTAATCTGATATAGATATGATAAGTCTGTTTCACAATTCAACTGAATTGAATGAACACCCTTAAGATTAAGGGCTTTAATAAACTGAAAAGTAAACTACTGACATGACTGATATACCTGACagtatcataaaataataatatatcagagtaaaaataaatataggaCAATAACTTCACATTAGCAACTGTGATAATTATATGTGAATTGATAGATTATTTAGATAGATACAATTTATTTCAGGTAAGATTACTTTAGGTCGATTCGAATGACGTTGATTTTTATAGCATTGGCTTTATTAAAGATATTCATAGATAACACTGATGTTGGTGAGTGAGGGACATTCATTTTGGATAATCAACTCATCAGTTCGTGTCTTATCTTTGATTTTTCGGAAAATTGAGAAGTAACTAATTTCATACATGTTAAAAAGTGTAAATATTGTTGAAGTTATTTTCAGATTACAAGTTTTTGCCTCATGTCAAAATCAATTTCAAGAGTATTATTGAAGGATTCGTTTTAGAAAGcatggtatatataatttttcatgaaaactcATGTACAGTGGGTTTTTTGTGTGAAATATTGGACTagagatttttattttcacctCTTTGTTCGAATTAATCTCATTGTTGAAAGATAATGTACATATCTTTCGTAACTTACGGTTTCCTATACTAGTCGATTGAAATTTATTGTCTCTCACTCGAACAAATTAAGTGTCAAGAAAAAATGAGGATTGTccaaagttttattaaaaatgtatgttATTATTTCCAACAAAGTTTGCGATTTTCTCTTAATTTGTTATACATATGTTTAAGTGGACATTATTAAAAAGTGTGATAATATATTTAAacctaatttaaaaataattttgtggcTGGCAATCTTTGATGTAATAATCATTGttatagttatataaatatcattatAACATAATATTTATCGTCatttatattgtgaaaatttcagTCAACAAACAAGGAAGATTTTCAATTCGActtaatacaataattattgaTCTCGCTGATTATTTAGGTTTATGAATTTGGTAGTAAGACCATTATAGTTCGTTAATTTCTGTTTACATTCTTTctcaatttgtttattgttttaaagtttttctgGTTAACTCATtacaattattagttttttggaAAGTTGCATCATTGAAAGTTCTTTATATGATTTACTTCTTGGCAATTAGTTCTCtgcataaatataaatactgtTTCTTCATTATAACTATGAAATTACCTTCTCCTTACtaataaatttggattttcttttaaaaactttttggtTTCGTTTGATATATTAtgattgtttcaataaaatcaaaaatttgctggaCGCGCTAAGTACAACCGAAAAcctttgatattatttttttatgactcATTTACAGCCGTGATTTGCTTATATTGTTTTCATAGAATCAATTTCTAGCAGAATCTCTTTCTAAAACCGAATTATCGAGgaattctttttatataaatactcGCTGGTTTATCAATGAGGAAGTCAGTAAATGTAATAGTGAACGGATACAAATAGTGTGAAGTAACCGATAAATTATTTGAGTTAATGAATAGTTAAGTATcagtgaataattattataattagcAAGCAGTTAGTGTTTAGTGTTGTCATTTATATTCGAGCCAATAAAGAATCAACTATattcataacgacctagcctattaaaatttatctaattCCTGTAGTAACCATAATCAATATTCTATCTCACATcgattttgaatattgaattttgaatcccaTGAATTTCATGTTTtgacaagaattaatacaatttaaagCCACCGAAAATCttcattaattattgtaaataaattttatcattgttatacatttataaatatttcttaaattggACTTGACAATAATTTCATTCCCAGACGATGATGTTTTAATATTTCAGGAATTGTTTCGTGGGGAAATGGATGCGCCCGACCCGGTTACCCAGGAGTTTATACCAGACTCACAAGGTATTTAGATTGGATTTTGGAAAATTCACAAGATGGATGTTTCTGTCAAGACTGAACtgaataaataagattttaatCATTATAAAAGACTAtacattcttaaaaataaattcacaataatgtattttaattataagttcttaatttattattgaaattaaaagttcactgtataaataatgATGCAATAGAACGATTATTTGTTCTTTTTAAGTGACTcttcatttaataaatatgcATTAGAAACTCCTTGTTGCTTTTTATGTAATGTGATCTAACCAAACAATCTTAACCAACCACGCTGCAGTAACCAAACTAAACCTTTGCAAGAATCACCGTTAAGCCAGGTATTAGTCATCTAAGTCAGACCAGTTCAATCGTTAGAGCTAATTACTGGATATTAATTTAATGAATACTAAAACTATCTAGATATATAGGCAGCAACAtcctttttccaaataaaacgCCTATAATAGATGGCAGAGCAACTAGTCTTCAGTAGTTTCTCTGAAAGAATTCAATATGAAAAAGATATTTAGTTATATACCCAACAACCACACAGAAAATGCACGAATAAAACATCTGTCGATTAGTGTTTTTGAGAAAACTCggttatatttcgaaaaatgagGGTTGTAATATGAACTAAAAGAAGCCAAGATATTTATAggttcaaaatatatttaatcgtGAGATATTCCAAGCGGAAATAAAAGATACACGCTGaagaaataacaaagaaaaatcaaGTGACTACTACTTGGGCAATTTAAGTGGccttttaaaattggttttagCTCTTTTTTAATAGCAAAGCTAAGCCGATCAAGAGGTgttttaagttttatattagCAAATTTTACACTTTCCATtacttttgttgaaaaatatgaaagaatatTGCAGAGAAAGGACAATAGCTACTACGGGTATGTCCCAATCTACTTATCAAAAAATTAGTGAGAAAGCCagaaagttgaatggagttggCCATGTACGTCATTTAAATCGTCTAAGAATCTCCTTGAGG from Diorhabda sublineata isolate icDioSubl1.1 chromosome 8, icDioSubl1.1, whole genome shotgun sequence carries:
- the LOC130447853 gene encoding transmembrane protease serine 9-like — its product is MLFVKLCTFVVIILEVVWGQRISPNNSDLVNSTRSKTGRFLFNQILTLTGLFGGGVEGGGGYDVDDDSGSTEIKSRNCSCECGVSNQENRIVGGRPTGVNRYPWIARIVYDGHYHCGGSLLTEEYVLTAAHCMRKLKKSKIRVVLGDHDVSTTAEVPAMMRAVAAIIRHKSFDSDTFNHDIALLKLRRPVQFTKQIRPICLPKSNPAGRIGTVIGWGRTSEGGMLPNIIQEVDVPILTQDQCKAMKYRASRITSYMLCAGKGTQDSCQGDSGGPLLIHDGDKYEIAGIVSWGVGCGRPGYPGVYTRAFKYVNWLHRVLEDSCFFKQKYQTLVLVTKIGPVITPEFHQDWAKPGLQAWARVLLSWAKPGPRLCPWNLELEMTLGDYTDRIHAAYKVDNTMRVRPMAALGTTASTWQRLPNQEMHCTDKYVCVASNTNPFSKLFSSTFGNALNRPPPRHDTPSSPCQCTCGEKNEDSRIVGGRPTNENEFPWMARLSYFNRFYCGGMLINDRYVLTAAHCVKGFMWFMIKVSFGEHDRCNDNKKPESRFVLRAIAGDFSFLHFDNDIALLRLNDRVPITQFIKPICLPKKKDNDYVGTIAIASGWGTLREDGKPTCILQKVEVPVISNEDCRKTNYSANMISDNMMCAGYPKVGQKDSCQGDSGGPLITKKADSRYELIGIVSWGNGCARPGYPGVYTRLTRYLDWILENSQDGCFCQD